In a single window of the Nilaparvata lugens isolate BPH chromosome 1, ASM1435652v1, whole genome shotgun sequence genome:
- the LOC111043940 gene encoding recQ-mediated genome instability protein 1 isoform X1, with protein sequence MPRNLNICLNRSINAQGNSWDFWGILSSKVHLETSYLDLYNVPNIQKSCSVLKSSRINMTNESEVVSRFLSTKNIHLPSSNDWLDGCIEWFKSQQENYSTSELQNFALQQWLLADLRMISHGSLPPNLSDINSIMLTGTYPMQINYFFNVGESAYSQYEKMRKLCLDDQQIGAETQASWMPKPKRMLKMEITDGVQTIQGFEYSYLTKLNESMEPGLKVLVKGPVECRKGVLLLKDNNIEILGGELDTLVESNPVAHIIAEKLQFDPNVVKNNITQTDNTTQLFSQVNVGNENRAPNVSITNDINNSSFCAQ encoded by the exons GGATTCTTAGCAGCAAAGTGCACCTTGAAACATCTTACTTGGATTTATATAATGTACCAAATATCCAAAAATCCTGCTCTGTCTTGAAATCAAGTCGAATCAATATGACCAACGAATCCGAGGTAGTTTCAAGATTTTTGTCAACGAAAAATATTCACTTGCCATCATCGAATGATTGGTTGGACGGCTGTATTGAATGGTTCAAGAGTCAACAAGAAAAT TATTCAACTTCTGAACTTCAAAATTTTGCTCTGCAGCAATGGCTTTTAGCGGATCTAAGGATGATCAGTCACGGGTCTCTACCACCAAATCTGTCAGATATAAATAGTATTATGTTAACTGGAACTTATCCTATGCAG ATAAACTATTTTTTCAACGTTGGAGAGTCTGCCTACAGTCAGTATGAAAAGATGCGTAAACTGTGTTTGGATGATCAGCAAATTGGAGCTGAGACGCAAGCCAGTTGGATGCCAAAACCCAAACGTATGTTAAAAATGGAAATCACCGACGGGGTTCAAACCATTCAAGGCTTTGAATACTCTTATCTAACTAAGCTGAATGAGTCCATGGAACCTGGGCTCAAG GTGTTAGTCAAAGGTCCTGTAGAGTGTAGAAAAGGTGTGCTTCTTTTGAAAGATAATAACATTGAGATTTTAGGCGGCGAACTGGACACATTGGTTGAATCAAATCCAGTTGCTCACATCATAGCCGAAAAATT ACAATTCGATCCAAATgttgttaaaaataatataactcAAACAGATAATACAACCCAGCTATTTTCTCAAGTAAATGTGGGGAACGAAAATCGAGCACCTAATGTAAGTATTACAAATGACATAAATAATTCTAGCTTTTGTGCACAATGA
- the LOC111043940 gene encoding recQ-mediated genome instability protein 1 isoform X2, which yields MTNESEVVSRFLSTKNIHLPSSNDWLDGCIEWFKSQQENYSTSELQNFALQQWLLADLRMISHGSLPPNLSDINSIMLTGTYPMQINYFFNVGESAYSQYEKMRKLCLDDQQIGAETQASWMPKPKRMLKMEITDGVQTIQGFEYSYLTKLNESMEPGLKVLVKGPVECRKGVLLLKDNNIEILGGELDTLVESNPVAHIIAEKLQFDPNVVKNNITQTDNTTQLFSQVNVGNENRAPNVSITNDINNSSFCAQ from the exons ATGACCAACGAATCCGAGGTAGTTTCAAGATTTTTGTCAACGAAAAATATTCACTTGCCATCATCGAATGATTGGTTGGACGGCTGTATTGAATGGTTCAAGAGTCAACAAGAAAAT TATTCAACTTCTGAACTTCAAAATTTTGCTCTGCAGCAATGGCTTTTAGCGGATCTAAGGATGATCAGTCACGGGTCTCTACCACCAAATCTGTCAGATATAAATAGTATTATGTTAACTGGAACTTATCCTATGCAG ATAAACTATTTTTTCAACGTTGGAGAGTCTGCCTACAGTCAGTATGAAAAGATGCGTAAACTGTGTTTGGATGATCAGCAAATTGGAGCTGAGACGCAAGCCAGTTGGATGCCAAAACCCAAACGTATGTTAAAAATGGAAATCACCGACGGGGTTCAAACCATTCAAGGCTTTGAATACTCTTATCTAACTAAGCTGAATGAGTCCATGGAACCTGGGCTCAAG GTGTTAGTCAAAGGTCCTGTAGAGTGTAGAAAAGGTGTGCTTCTTTTGAAAGATAATAACATTGAGATTTTAGGCGGCGAACTGGACACATTGGTTGAATCAAATCCAGTTGCTCACATCATAGCCGAAAAATT ACAATTCGATCCAAATgttgttaaaaataatataactcAAACAGATAATACAACCCAGCTATTTTCTCAAGTAAATGTGGGGAACGAAAATCGAGCACCTAATGTAAGTATTACAAATGACATAAATAATTCTAGCTTTTGTGCACAATGA